One Nocardiopsis gilva YIM 90087 genomic window, GAGTAGCAAGGTGAACGCAGTTACCCCCGCGAGCGCGGCCGACTTCCGCTTCAGGTTCATTCAAGTCCTCAACCATTCGGGCGAAAAAATTCTGCACCACGCGACCGGGTGCATACAGGTGAAACATTAGCGGCCGTCTGTCACATGACTAGCCAACGAGAGTGTCCAAGACTGGACATGTTATTTTGGCAACATTGTGCAATCGCGATCTATCGCCAGGTCACGCTACGAATGATGCGCAGGCCCGAGGTCGTTGCGGGGTGAAGACTTGAGATTTCCTTGGGGGGCGCATTACTCGGACTGTTGGCATTCTGCCGAAGATCGATCTCGCTCGGAGGTCGAGCTCTGGCCACCGCGCGGGGCGTGCCGCCAACGCCATCAGGTCGTTCGGGTCGCCTGGCCGTGGATATGTTCTGCGTGACTGACAGGGGCGGTCGGGGTCCCCCCAAGTTCGATCTCGCCCCCGGCGTAGGTCCCGACGAAGTCCTGGCCGTGGAAGCTCTGAGCCACGAGGTGGTAGCGCAGGCTTCCGGCGAGTGTGTGTTCCAGCGGCGTGCAATACTCGTGCGCCGCTTCGGTGCGGGCGAAGACGGTACGCACAGCGCGGCTAAGTTCTTCGAGGGAGGCATAAGTGGACTGTTTGGGGCCACGGCGGATGAAGCGTTGCAGTACCTGCTCGGCCTCTGCGGTCTCGAGACGTCGGGTGGCCTAGTTGACCATTCAGGACACAAGGGCGTCGAAGCGCTGCTGAATCAGCGGATACTCCCAGATGGTCCGACTAACATTGTGGGCACTCTTGGTTTCCCTTGGAGCCTGGAGAGCTTCGACTGCGCTTTCCACAAGCTCGATAAGATCGCTGTCATCAAGAAGGACGATGTAGCCTCTCTGATCTAGAGCCGTATCTCTGCAGCGCTTTAGGAATAGCTCCTTATTCTCGAATGACCTGCACGAGATAATGCCGAAGGTTCCGCGCAGAGGAGAGAATCGCGATGATATCTGATCAAGCTCTGGATTTCCTAGATCTCGCGAATAATTCTTGCATTCCATAAAGATGTACTTGCACGGGATTTGATGGGTGCGAAGCCAAGAAAAGAAGCCGCGATCTGATGTATTTGTGTATCTTATATCTACGCGTTTTCTTCCTTCGTTGATTTCGCATTCTTTTATGGGGTTAGAGAGTTGGGGATAAAATAGTGTCGTCATGAGAGCTTCAATGTTCGAGTGGTACTGATTCGCGTAATCGCTTCCCAGTGGCGTCTCCAGGACCTTTCTTAGAGCATCGTAATAGTTTGTTTGATCACTTCCGGTAATGCTGTCAAAATCCTCGTGGGTGATTCGCTCAGGGTGAGACTTGCACTTCACCGATTTATAATGAAGGTAAAGGTTCGGTCGCTCGACCGTCAGGGATTCTACCACTGACTTGGAGTTTCCGTAGTGGCGCCTAATGTCTTCTCTGTTGACATGTCTCGATCCATCTTTAAGTGTCTGGACAAGTTTACTACCAGGCTTCTCCAGCTCCTCATTCTGCAGGGCGGGAGTTAGATGATGAGAAAAGAACTCATCCTTCGTAAGATGCAGACCTGTCCTTACAATTACCTTAGGTGTAAGCAAGAGTTTTCCTGTATCGGTCACAGGAAGATTAACCCAGTCCTCTTCCCAAGTCTGGTTAAGTGGGTTCCAGACAAAACCGCTTGGAACTTCCTCGGTGGGAATTCCATAGAATTCACACACCCCACCTGTGTATGCGATCAACATTCCACGAATTATATTTGTTGTGATGTCAGATACTATGTCCTTTCCCACTCCCTCAATGAATAGAGCAGTATCTTCAAGGTCTTCAATGAGGCCCGTTCGTGCAGCCTTACTGTCAGACAACTGCTTAGCTAGTACACCAATCGTTTTCGGGCCAAGTGCTCGCCCCGCAGCCCTTCCCTTGGAAATTCCAAGATGAGTCTCATTGGGCTCTCTTAACTTCCCAAGCAAGGAAAGGACTCGAAATTCATCTTCGTTCCTCACTGCATCTAGCACGCTATCGAAATACGTGTTCAACATCTGATTGCATGTCGCACTCCAGTCATCTGATAACCAGCGAATCATACTAGGGTCTATATAAACTGGAGTATCATTTACTGTTTGAACATCAACAAAATCAAGTTCAGATTGGCGACGATTTATTCCGTAGTATTCGGATACTCGCAAGATGCACCTCCAGGGCAGAAATTATGTCACCTATTCAGATTTATGTCATCATGTTGTCCACATCTGGCCAAGATATTCGGATGGCGTTTAAATATTTTTGAGTTCAGCACATCAGTCGATTCACTCCCAGCCATTACGAGGCGCGAGCTGCTTGCTCAGTAGGCGCCAGAACCAGTAATGAGCGAAAAGGTGCTTTACGAGCCCCATTACTCGGCGCGGTCGCGCAGGATATGTGCTGGCGGTCGGTGTTCCAGCGTGAGGACTCCGGTAATGAACGGGGTGTTGGCCAGCCCCAGCACGAGCCAGAGAGCAGCGTGGGCGACCTCGTGGAGCGAGCCGAAGAAGGCTAGGGCGGCGATAGAGGCGAGCGTGAAGGAGTGCTGGAGGACAGCGAGGTAACGGGCCCCGGGCATGGACCGGGGCTAGGTGTTCCGTCCTGAGAGGTTGGTGACGCGGGAGGCGGGAGGACCGTCGATCGCGGTGTGGAACCGGTGGTGATTGTAGTGATGCAGCCACGCCGGGAGCGCCGCTCGCCGTTGGGCCTCGGATGTGTAGGCCCGGGCGTAGGCCCATTCGTCGGCCAGGGTGCGGTGGAACCGCTCGACCTTGCCGTTGGTCTGGGGCCGATACGGGCGGGTGCGCTTGTGCGTGATCCCGGCTCCGGCCAGGGCATCGCGCCACAGGCGTGAGGTGTAGCAGGACCCGTTGTCGGTCAGCACCCGCTGCACGGTGATGCCCGCTGAGGCGAAGTAGGCGTGGGCCCGCTGCCAGAATCCCGCCGCGGTCTCCTTCTTCTCGTCGGCCAGGATCTCGGTGTAGGCGAGCCGCGAGTGGTCGTCGATGGCGGTGTGCAGGTAGCCGTAGCCCAGCACGGGGTGGGAGTTCCTGCGGGTCGTGGTGGTAGCGCGGGCGTTGCGCTTGCCTTGGGCGCGCCCGGTGGTGCGGTGGCCGCCGCCGTCGGGGACGCGGCCGAGCTTCTTGACGTCGACGTGGAGGAGTTCGCCGGGCTGGTCGCGCTCGTAGCGGCGCACCGCCCGCCCGGTGGCCCGGTCGGTGTGGGCCAGGCGGGGCATTGGGTAGCGGGTCAGGATGCGGTGGACGGTGGAGGCGTGCATGCCCAGGTGTCCGGCGATGCGGGCCGGGCCCCACCGGCGGGTGGCGCGGAGTTTGATGACGCGGCGTTCGCGGCGGGTGGGGGTGCGTCGGGGCGAGTGGTGCGGGCGGCTGGAGGCGTCGGCCATCCCGGCCGGTCCGTGTTGGCGGTAGCGGGCGGCCCAGCGTTGGGCGGTGGTGGGGCTGACCTGGAAGCGCTCGGCGGCCCGGCGCAGGGCCAGTGGGCATCGACGATGCAGCGGGCCAGCGCGAGGCGGCCGGCGGGTGCGAGTTTGGCGTTGGTGTGGGTAGCGTGAGGCATTGAGGGCCTTGCGGTGCTCGGGGCGGACGTCAGACATCCACACCGATACCGAAGGCCCTCCTTTTATGTCCAACTTGTCCCGGTATGTCACCAACCTCAGTGGTCAGTACAGCTAGGCTGGCGGCCAGCCCGTTGGACACCGGCGACCTGCGGGGGCACCCCGAGGAAGCGGCCATCGTCTCCCTCGTGAACCGAGGAGATATGACACTCGTGTACATCCATGACAAGGAGGGCTATCGGAGCCTGGGCGCTCGTACCGGCTCGGTCATCGAAGAGGATGCCTGCGGTGACACTGAGGATCTGATCAACGCGTTCGGCGCCTATTACCCGTGGGATGATCAGGAGCACACCCCCCGACGACCCACGAATGGCCCCGGTCTCGCCGTATGGGCCTGGGGTGGGCGGGCTCTCGGTCGACATCGGAGCCGGAACGGTGTACCTGGCCTCCTACCTGACGGCCCAAGACGAGTCCGTTGGCGTATACATGGGGTGCGCGCCCGACGGAATGCGCTCGGCCCGGTTGGACGCGTCGGCGCCTTGGCAGGAGTGCGCTTCGCCCCGGCTGTTCACGGTCGATTACGGGGTTTGATCCCGTGCTCCACACAACGGTTCCGCGCACCGCAGGTACTCCGTAGAGCCAGAGCTACCGACGCCGGCGAAGGTACGCTCCCCATCCGTCCATACGATGTGCGGGCGGTCCTGGCGGTCCAGCGCGAGTGCGCTCACCACAGGCTCCCCTGTGAAGTCTGCCAGCACGGTGGTGGCGGACTCCGCACAGCTCGTGTCGTGACAGGACATGAGCACGAGCCGCTGTGCGGCCATGTCGAAGGTGGCGAGCTGGGGCTTGCCATGTGAGTCGACCGCCAAGCCCGGCACGGGACGTGCCCACCCTGGGCCGGTGACGGCGCGATCGGTGAAGTCGGTGCAGGCGCTGTCGTGGCAGTCCACGAGGTGGGCGGCACCGGTCTTGACTTCGCGGTAGGCGAGCACGGGTGTGCCGTCGGGCCGGTGCTCGATCCTCGCGCCGAAACGTGATCTGAATCCACCCTCGTACTCCCGCCGGAACTGGTCCTCGACGATCGGCGTGACCTTGGGCTTGGCGCATTCTGTGTCCGGGCAGGAGATCGCGTTGAGTGTGCCCCAGCTTCCGTCGAAAGCGGCGATGGTGAAACCGCCCTCGGGGGCGATGGCGACGTCCAGGAAGGGGCCTTCGACAGTGGAGCTGCCGACGGTGATGTCGTCCGGCAGTGGGATGCTGTGTGGATTGCTGCATGCAAGGTCCTCGCACACCTGCGCGAGGAGGCCGCCTTTGTCCCCGCCTTGGATCTCATCAAGTTGTGGTGAATCATCGGGGCTCACGTAGGAGACCACAAGAAGTCCTTCCCCGAGGGACGCCACTGCGGAATAGATGCTGAAGAGGTGGCCGCCGAATCGCCGGATCTGGGTGCCGTCGTCCTCGTCGCACTGCCGAACGCTGTCGCATTCCCACAGATAGAGCCCTGAGTCTGGGTGGGGGGCGTACGGGTTTTTGCCGGAGTCGGAGTCGTGCCGGACCTCCCGCCACCCTGTGCGCACGAAGCCGCTGTCGACGGCCGCTACAGCGCTCCCCAGTCGATTGGTGTCGTACGTGGGACCCATCGTGCAATCGGGGTCGCACACCTGCATGTAAACGCCGCGTCTAATCACAGAGACCACGGCGTGGGAGCCCTGGGGCGACAGGTCAACCATGAATTCGTCGCCGTGTGTCCCCTCGACTGGGCTCGACGTCATGTCAGGGGTGCGGAACGGGTCGGCCCACATCGCAGCAGGGCCGATCAGCGAAGGGAGGAGCAGCACGGCGACGAGCAGTGGCAGAGGCATGACGTGCCAGGAGCGTCCCGCGTGATGCGCATTCGGAAGGTGATCCGCGACGCGGGACAGGTCCAGGTTCCTCTCCCTGGGGAGGTCAGGCGCCGTGAGGTAGGGCTGCGGGGCGAAGTAGGGCTGGTGCTTCCTCGAGACCACGGGGGCACACATCAGCAGAACCGCAAGCGGGGCGGCCACCGCGGACACCAGAAAGCTGACGGCGAGCGCCATCGGGTGCATGCCACCCCACCCGACCTGGGACTGCAACACCCAGTCGAGGCCCCTGTTCGCCAGCGTCATGACGCCCCACGACCCGAGCACGCAGAAGAAGTGCACGCCTCGGTCGTATCGCCCCATCCGCCAGGCGACTGCTAAGCCCCGCCACGGCCCATGCCCTTCGATCAGGGCGACCGGCAACATGACCGTCACCGGAACGACGAGCAGCAGGAAGGGCAGCAGCGCCATCCCGGCGAGGAGCCACATCGGGGTTTCGGTGGGGAGCCACAAGCCCAGCCCCACGAACGCCGCGATCGCCACCAGGGAGAGGACGATCAGCTGGACGATCCAGGTCAGAGTGGTGAAGTAGCGGCGCAGCGCCGCGCGCCAGGCGTCGCGCACGGACACGGTTCGGCCCAGCAGAGCGCCGCCGCCGAGCAGTACCGAGGCTCCTACAGGGATCGGCGCGAGCAGGAAGCCGAGCAGGATGAGTACGCCGATGGCCACGAGCGTGAAAGTGTCCGGGCCAGAGAGCGGCTCGAGGGAACCGTTGACGAAGACGGCGTCATGCGTCAGCCATACCAGCAGAGGCTGAGCCAGCAGGACCAGGGGAGCGACCGGCACTCCCGCGGCGACGATGAGTGGCCACAGGTGCCGGTAGTAGGCCCGGAACGTCCTCTTCAGGAGGGTGGTCCCGCTGTCGGCCAACGAGAGGTCCGACGGCTGTTCTTCCTCGGTCGGCCCGGGGTCCGGTTCCGTTCGGTCCGTGGATCTCTCGGGGGCGGTCATCTACTTCCTTTCCTCGCGTGCGACGGCAGACTACTGGGAGTAGCCCAGATGACCGCATGCGGCCGTGGAGGAGACGGTGCTCGGCGGGTCCCCGGTGGTCGGGCGCTACGAAAGTGGCGTATAGAGGCGGGAACCGAGTGTGCGGGGGTATGGACCTGGCCGGAGCAGTCTTCTATCGCAGTTGCTCTAGGCCCGCGGAGAGGATCTTGTCGAACTCCTCATACCGTTCCTCGGCCTCGGCGTCGGCGATCTTCCTCTTGTAGTTCCGAGTGCACGTCGTGAGACGGGACGAGTCCAACCCCTGCTCAGCCTCGCCTAGGGAGTCGGAGCATGCGCTTGCTGCCTCCAACGCCGATGCCCCCGATTCATCCTTGGCCGTGACGCCGACGAGTGCGTAGTAGGTGCCGGAAGCCTCGCCCCACGACGCACGCGTAGTCGTCTCAGTCCCACCAGTCGAGAGGGACATGATGAGACCTTCTTTGTCTTTTGCGTCCGCGTCCGGATGCAGTCGCCGTTCCGTAGAACGCAGGCGTCGCACCGATCCCTCGAACTCCACGTCGTCTACGTAGGCCGTGAATGACCAGCAGGCCGTGATCAATCGGTCCACAGCAGCGGTGTCGAGGTCGCCGTCTGAGAAATCTCCCTCTGCCAGGGCAAAGGTGTAGAAGGTGTCAGCTTCGGACGAGGTGGTGGGGACGGCCGTCTGCATCGCGCCGTGAGTGGCCCCCTGGGGAAGCTGATCGGGCTCCATGCTCTCCATCGCTGTGGCACATTTCGCCGGCTCGACTCGGTCGAAGTCCTCGCCGGATGACGTGTCGCGTGGCTCCTCCACGTCGAGGCTCTCGACAACGTACCCGTCGGGATAGGCAGTTTCGGGCGGGAGCATGGCGTCGAGCTGTTTACTGCTCTTCGGCTCGATGGTGGGGCCGCTGCAGGCTGTGGCCGCCAGTACCAGCGGGGCGAGTAGGGCTGACACTCCGACCTGGCGGACGAAGGGAGTCACTGGGGACCTTTCTAGCGATGTGTCGACCGAGTCTTCGGAGTTTGGCCCACGATCTGACGCGACAGGATCGCACGGGGTTCCGACACGTTCGTCCCAGCGTGTGCGTATCGGCGCTGTGCCGTCAGTCGGCGGGCGCGAACACCGCTGTTCCCGACGCTTGGATAGCCCCGTCGCCAGGCGAGGAGACCACAACCGCCCCGGGTGTTACGGCGACATCGGCGCCAGCGATGGAGATGCGCGAGTCTGCTGCATCCTCGTCGATAAAAGTTCCGGGGATGCCCAATGGCGTGCATGAACCGTCGGAGGCATCGAGGAACCCCACTGCGCTGGGGGACTTGTAGACGAACAACCCCTGGTGATTGGAGGAGTAGGGAGAGTTCCAGCAGATGCGGTCGCTGTCCCACAGGATCCTCCCATCACTTACGCGCACTGCCCGCTGATGGTAGGAGCTGGTATAAGGCCACATGAGTAACGTCCCGCCAGGGACTGGCACACGGTGGCCGCGTCCCTGCGAATGTTCGAAGCTCACCATCTCCCAGGGTGCGCCTCGGTCGTCATCTTCGATCCGTTTGTGC contains:
- a CDS encoding outer membrane protein assembly factor BamB family protein; translated protein: MVTGAQSYGSVQERKIALLDADTGRRRKVIDLDETVLCGVDTDRGSNGGLGYDFDFAVQDGKLIAYAGAALAAYDLKTGELLFDTDVREDFDNAPVRELANIAAADGRVVVQSTYRADRNRSAETSLLVGYRPDGESAWHKRIEDDDRGAPWEMVSFEHSQGRGHRVPVPGGTLLMWPYTSSYHQRAVRVSDGRILWDSDRICWNSPYSSNHQGLFVYKSPSAVGFLDASDGSCTPLGIPGTFIDEDAADSRISIAGADVAVTPGAVVVSSPGDGAIQASGTAVFAPAD